TTGATGAATAAAATAAACATCAATTTTATTTTTGATATTAGTGACTAGGTTATTTAATGCCTCCGAGCCAAGAGAGCCACCAAGTATACTAATAATAGGCTTTTCTGTATTTTCAGTTAACCTTTTTATGATATTTGGATTTGGATTTAAAAACTCTGTTCTTATTGGTGAACCCGTGTATAAGACATTTTTATTTTTAAAGTATTTTATACTCTCTTGAAAACTGATGTGTATTTTGTTTGCAAATTTAGAGTTGATTTTTGTTGCAAGGCCAGGATCAAGATCCAGTTCATGAGTTATTCGCCTTACTTTCAGTAGACTTGCTGCAATAATTGGTGGGCTTGATACAAAACTTCCAGTTGCATATATAATCTGGGGTTTGTATTTTTTTATTATGAAAAAACTTTTGATTATTCCAAGCATGACTTTAAAAAAATCAGTGAGGTTTTGTAGCGAAAAATATCTTCTAAGCTTTCCTGATGGGATTTCAATAAATTGGATGTGTCCATACTCTTTTATGATTTTGTACTCTATTGATCCTTTTTGACCTAACCAGAA
The sequence above is drawn from the Candidatus Borreliella tachyglossi genome and encodes:
- the murG gene encoding undecaprenyldiphospho-muramoylpentapeptide beta-N-acetylglucosaminyltransferase, whose product is MKSKKIIFFTGGGTGGHVFPGIAIITKLRELDSNIEFFWLGQKGSIEYKIIKEYGHIQFIEIPSGKLRRYFSLQNLTDFFKVMLGIIKSFFIIKKYKPQIIYATGSFVSSPPIIAASLLKVRRITHELDLDPGLATKINSKFANKIHISFQESIKYFKNKNVLYTGSPIRTEFLNPNPNIIKRLTENTEKPIISILGGSLGSEALNNLVTNIKNKIDVYFIHQCGKNSNKKREANYLRCQFFNAEEMASITKFSNIIISRAGAGAIKEFANAGACVILIPFAKGSRGDQVRNSKLLEDQNACLKIDEENLIESEITNIIQELLNNKGKSDILRHNITKFHNKDSSNLIAKLLLKEFEEIQC